Proteins encoded together in one Cryptococcus deuterogattii R265 chromosome 13, complete sequence window:
- a CDS encoding guanine deaminase → MTSLYTGTFIDAPTSAGLRVRRNHLLAVSGQGYITHIAPLSDPTSQALLYSCPPPTKLGKHSFFLPTYADLHLHAAQYLYAGTGLDLPLLEWLERYAYRAEERVDADEQLAERLYGRLVERLRENGTGCVVFFGTIGVQANLILAKKAQEAGIRAFIGKISMDESPRPSYGEASSSASLSSLNSFLDAMESYLSQFPPHRRLVQPIITPRFVPVCSDELLQGLANVAKDRNVRVQSHMCEGRDEIDMALKTKGLDDEKVFDKFGLLGPQTLQAHVTYLDDGLAQLIKERGVTIAHCPLSNQYLSERQFPLREALDASLSLGLGTDIAGGYSPSVHTAMRQAVIISRMREGDRCESLECSFGTVKKEEEGGGRNLRVDWKEAVWAATKGGKAGMGLGGALEVGMEFDVQLIELASEENPTGTGPLDFFDLADSQLDTDTDEWWFDALERWWSNGDVRNRKGMWVQGAKIA, encoded by the exons ATGACATCCCTCTACACCGGAACATTCATCGACGCTCCCACCTCAGCAGGTCTCAGAGTCAGGAGAAACCATCTCCTCG CCGTCTCTGGACAAGGCTACATCACACACATTGCTCCCCTTTCAGACCCCACCTCCCAGGCACTCCTATATTCATGCCCTCCCCCTACCAAACTTGGTAAACACTCgtttttccttcctactTACGCagacctccaccttcatGCTGCCCAGTATCTCTACGCCGGAACGGGTCTTGACCTGCCTCTTCTCGAATGGCTTGAGAGGTATGCTTATAGAGCTGAAGAGAGAGTTGATGCAGACGAGCAGCTAGCGGAGAGGCTATATGGCAGGCTCGTGGAGCGACTGCGAGAGAATGGAACGGGATGTGTAGTCTTTTTCGGAACTATCGGCGTCCAAGCCAA CTTGATCTTGGCCAAAAAGGCCCAGGAGGCTGGTATCAGGGCTTTTATCGGTAAAATTTCAATGGACGAATCACCG CGTCCATCGTACGGCGaggcttcttcctccgcctccctGTCGTCCctcaactccttccttgacgCTATGGAATCTTATCTTTCTCAGTTCCCTCCTCACAGACGTCTAGTTCAGCCTATCATTACTCCCCGTTTCGTCCCCGTCTGCTCTGACGAACTCTTGCAAGGTCTTGCCAATGTCGCTAAAGACAGAAATGTAAGGGTGCAGAGTCACATGTGTGAAGGTAGggatgagattgatatGGCTTTGAAGACAAAAGGtctggatgatgaaaaagTCTTTGACAag TTTGGCCTCCTCGGTCCACAGACTCTCCAAGCGCACGTCACATATCTCGACGACGGACTCGCCCAGCTTATCAAAGAACGCGGCGTCACTATCGCCCACTGCCCGCTATCCAATCAATACCTCTCTGAACGCCAGTTCCCTCTCCGAGAAGCTCTGGAcgcttccctctccctcggCCTTGGCACAGATATCGCAGGCGGCTATTCGCCTTCCGTCCATACCGCCATGCGCCAGGCGGTGATCATCTCTCGTATGCGTGAAGGTGATCGATGCGAGTCGTTGGAGTGTTCGTTTGGGACGgtgaaaaaggaggaagaaggtggagggaggaatTTGAGGGTAGATTGGAAAGAGGCAGTTTGGGCAGCGACGAAGGGTGGTAAGGCGGGTATGGGCTTGGGCGGTGCGTTGGAAGTTGGAATGGAGTTTGATGTGCAGTTGA TTGAACTAGCAAGCGAAGAGAACCCTACTGGAACCGGTCCACTCGATTTCTTTGACCTTGCAGACAGTCAATTGGACACCGACACGGACGAATGGTGGTTCGACGCACTTGAAAGGTGGTGGTCCAACGGAGATGTGCGAAACCGCAAGGGCATGTGGGTCCAAGGTGCCAAGATCGCATAG
- a CDS encoding branched-chain amino acid aminotransferase produces the protein MSRLAPRLAIAARAVRQPTAARAIAAAFAAPLANQTRGYRSQPMRDVMTGEIIQLPDIDPSTVKIDLTSNPKTRLPNSKLVFGHTFTDHMLTIPWSSKSGWGTPHIKPYGPLELDPSSTVFHYAFTLFEGMKAYRQEDGTVRLFRPDMNMARMNRSASRIALPNFDGEALTELIKKLIVLESEWIPKEKGYSLYIRPTLIGTQNALGVGPSNDALLFVICSPVGPYYASGFKPVQLLATTKYVRAAPGGTGGYKLGANYAPGVVPQTEAAKEGYSQNLWLLGPEHALTEVGTMNLFVAFKKPDGSVELVTPPLDDVVLPGVTRDSALQLAREHASGKTPLPGLPEKLTVSERKLVMADLVEAEKNGTLVEVFGTGTAAIVSAVDKIGYEGRDIIIPTGSEGMGDIAKGILDRITAIQTGEIEHPWSVVANEVKL, from the exons ATGTCCAGACTCGCCCCTAGACTTGCTATCGCAGCCCGTGCTGTTAGACAGCCCACCGCTGCACGTGCTATTGCTGCCGCCTTCGCCGCTCCACTTGCTAACCAGACAAGAGGGTACCGGTCGCAGCCCATGAGGGATGTCATGACCGGCGAGATCATCCAATTGCCTGACATTGAC CCCTCAACCGTCAAGATCGACTTGACCAGCAACCCCAAGACACGTCTCCCCAACTCTAAACTCGTTTTCGGCCACACTTTTACCGACCACATGCTCACTATCCCTTGGTCTAGCAAGAGCGGATGGGGAACCCCTCACATCAAGCCCT ACGGCCCATTGGAGCTCGACCCGTCATCCACCGTGTTCCATTACGCTTTCACATTATTCGAGGGTATGAAGGCCTACAGGCAGGAGGACGGTACCGTTAGATTGTTCAGGCCGGACATGAACATGGCGAGGATGAACAGG AGTGCCAGTCGTATTGCTCTCCCCAATTTCGATGGCGAGGCTCTCACTGAGCTTATTAAGAAGCTCATCGTTCTTGAATCTGAATGGATCcccaaggagaagggctACTCATTGTACATCCGACCTACGCTGATCGGTACCCAGAATGCTCTTGGTGTGGGACCTTCCAACGACGCTTTATTGTTTGTCATTTGCTCTCCT GTCGGTCCTTACTACGCCTCTGGCTTCAAGCCTGTCCAGCTCTTGGCGACCACCAAATACGTCCGTGCCGCTCCCGGTGGTACTGGTGGTTACAAACTCGGTGCCAA CTACGCCCCCGGTGTCGTTCCTCAAACTGAGGCAGCCAAAGAAGGCTACAGCCAAAACCTTTGGTTGCTTGGTCCCGAGCACGCTTTGACTGAGGTCGGTACTATGAACTTGTTTGTTGCCTTCAAGAAACCCGACGGTT CCGTTGAGCTCGTCACCCCTCCTTTGGACGACGTCGTCCTCCCCGGTGTCACGCGAGACTC CGCTCTCCAACTCGCCCGAGAACACGCTTCCGGCAAGACACCTCTTCCCGGCCTTCCCGAAAAGCTTACTGTCTCTGAGCGAAAGCTCGTGATGGCTGATCTCGTCGAGGCCGAAAAGAATGGTACATTGGTCGAGGTCTTTGGTACCGGTACGGCCGCTATCGTCTCTGCCGTTGACAAGATTGGTTACGAGGGTCGTGATATTATCATCCCCACCGGCTCTGAGGGGATGGGTGACATTGCCAAGGGTATTTTGGACAGGATCACTGCTATCCAGACTGGTGAGATTGAGCACCCCTGGAGTGTGGTTGCGAACGAGGTCAAGCTCTAA